The following is a genomic window from Amycolatopsis cihanbeyliensis.
GGTTGCGGTCCTCCGGGATGCCCGCCGTCACCCGGCGCAGCAGGCGCCGCGCCCGCATGCCTTCTCCCGCGCCGTCCACCCGGCGAGCTTGGCATATCGGCAGGGCGGCATGTGGCCGGGCGGCGCGGGCAGGCGGATCGGTTCAGTGAGCGGTCTCACAGCGTCCGCGTTCGGCTTCGGCCGGGCGACGGTCCCGTTCCGCCGTCCCGGTAATGACCTGCGCCGACCTGAGCCGACCACCCACGAATCGGCACCGAGCACTCGCTGTTCGTTACTTTGTGTACCGGAATGGGGACGCCTTGCCGGAGCGATCGGTGCTACCAATACACTCCGCCCAACCACACCACCTGTGGTGCATTCCATGCCAGCGTCGGCGCAGCCGTTCGATCGGCGGCCCGTCGCTGACGACAGGCGACGTTTCCAGGAGGACGAATGTCCCGGCATTTCCTCGCGGCGGGCTCCGCGGAGCTCTCCGGAGGTGACTACGGCATCGTGGCCGTGGTCGCCGTGGTCGCCCTTGCCGCACTGGTCATTGGCTACCTACTGCTCAAGGAGGTGCTGGCCGCGGGCCAGGGCACCACCAAGATGCAGGAGATCGCCAAGGCGGTGCAGGAAGGGGCGACCGCCTACCTCAACCGGCAACGGAAGACGCTCGCGATTTTCGGCGCTGTCGTTTTTCTCCTGCTGCTGGTGCTTCCCGCGGAAGATTGGAGTGAGCGGATAGGCCGATCGCTGTTCTTCCTCGTCGGCGCTGTCTTCTCGTTCGCGATCGGTTACCTCGGCATGTGGCTGGCCACCAGGGCCAACCTCCGGGTCGCCGCCGCGGCGAGGGAAGGCGACGGCGCCAGGGAGAAGGCGATGCGGATCGCCTTCCGGACCGGTGGTGTGGTCGGCATGATCACGGTCGGGCTCGGACTCTTCGGCGCGGCGGTGGTCGTGCTGGTGTACGCCGGCCAGGCGCCCAAGGTGCTGGAGGGCTTCGGTTTCGGCGCCGCCCTGATCGCGATGTTCATGCGTGTCGGCGGCGGCATCTTCACCAAGGCCGCAGACGTCGGCGCCGACCTGGTCGGCAAGGTCGAGCAGAACATCCCCGAGGACGACCCGCGCAACGCCGCCACCATCGCCGACAACGTCGGGGACAACGTGGGCGACTGCGCAGGGATGGCGGCCGACCTCTTCGAGTCCTACGCGGTGACCCTGGTCGCCGCGCTGATCCTGGGCAGCGCCGCGTTCGGCACGGCCGGAGCGGGCCTGACCTTCCCGCTGATCATCCCGGCGATCGGGGTGATCACCGCGGTGATCGGTATCTACATCACCAGGGCACGCGCGGGCGAAAGCGGGCTGACGACGATCAACCGCTCGTTCTACATCTCCGCGGTGATCTCCGCGGTGCTCTCGGCTATCGCGGCCTTCGTGTTCCTGCCGGACTCCTTCGCCGAAGCCACCGGCAGCCCGGCCGTGATCGCCACCGTCTCGGTGATCATCGGCATCGTGCTGGCCGGGGTGATCCTCTGGCTCACCGGCTACTACACCGGAACCGAGCACAAGCCGGTCAAGGATGTCGGTAAGAGCTCGGAGACCGGCGCGGCCACGGTCATCCTGTCCGGTATCTCGGTGGGCTTCGAGTCCGCCGTGTACACCGCCCTCGTTGTCGGTGCCGCGGTCTTCGGTGCCTACCTGATCGGCGGCGGGGTCGCGCTGTTCGCCGTGGCGCTGGCCGGAACCGGCCTGCTCACCACGGTCGGCGTGATCGTCGCGATGGACACCTTCGGCCCGGTCTCGGACAACGCGCAGGGCATCGCCGAGATGTCCGGTGACCTCGAAGAGGGCGAGGGCGTGCAGATCCTCACCGAGCTGGACGCCGTCGGCAACACCACCAAGGCGATCACCAAGGGCATCGCGATCTCCACCGCGGTGCTCGCCGCGACCGCGCTGTTCGGCTCCTACTCCGAGTCGATCGAGTCCAAGCTGCGGGAACTGGGGATGACCCTCACCTCCACCGACCTGTTCCTGGACCGGGTTGTCAGCCCGAACACGCTGATCGGTGTGATGATCGGTGCGGCCGTGGTGTTCCTGTTCTCCGGGCTCGCGGTGAACGCGGTCTCCCGCGCGGCAGGCGCCGTGGTCTACGAGGTGCGCAGGCAGTTCCGGGAGATCGCCGGAATCATGGAGGGCACCACCCGCCCCGAGTACGGCAAGGTGGTCGACCTGGTCACCAGGGACTCGCTGCGCGAGCTGACCACCCCGGGTCTGCTGGCGATCTTCGCGCCGATCGCGGTCGGCTTCGGCCTCGGCACCGGCGCGCTGGCCGGGTACCTCGGCGGGGCCATCGCGGCCGGGATGCTGATGGCGGTGTTCCTCGCCAACTCCGGTGGTGCCTGGGACAACGCGAAGAAGCTGGTCGAGGACGGCCACCACGGTGGCAAGAACTCCGAGGCGCACGCGGCCACCGTGATCGGGGACACCGTGGGTGACCCGTTCAAGGACACCGCGGGTCCCGCGATCAACCCGCTGATCAAGGTGATGAACCTGGTCTCGCTGCTGATCGCACCCGCGGTGGTGACCCTCTCGGTCGGGCCGGACGCCTCGGACCCGCTGCGGATCGCGATCGCCGTGGTCTCCGTGTTGATCATCGCGGCGGCGATCGTGGTGTCCAAGCGTCGCGGCAACGCGATCGCCGACACCCCGAGCAACGCGGAGGCGACCAACGCCTCCTGACCCGCGAACGGGCTCGGGCCCGTCACGTCCTGGTGCGTGGCGGGCCCGAGGCTTTCCCGGCCGGGTAGCGTCCGGCACCGGCACACTCGTTCGCCTGGGAGGGACACCGAGCATGAGGTATCGCGTCGGGTCACTGGCAGCCTGCCTTGCCATCCTGCTGACCGGATGTTCCGACGACGAGATCACGGAGCCCCCGACCGGCACACCCGCACCGAGCGAGACGAGTGGCCCGAGCACCTCCGCGCCGGACGGCCCCGCCAGTGGCCGCACGCCGAGCGGCGGGGCCACACCCGAGAACGAGACCGATGCCGCCGACGAGGCCAACGTCGCGTGGATGAACGACTTCTGCGGTGCGCTGACCGAGTTCGCCACCCTCTCCGGTGCGCAGGCCCCGGACATCGCCCCCGGGGACATCGCCGCCGCCAAGCGCACCTTCAGCGACATGCTCGGCCGCTTCGATGGTGCGCTGGGTACCGCGGTGACGAAGCTGGGGGCACTGCCGCCCTCCCCGGTGCCGGAGGGTGACACGAAGAAGCAGGAACTGCTGGACCGGCTCGGGCCGGTACGGCAACAGATCTCCGACGCCAGGAGCAAGCTGGACGCGGCGCGGGGCGACGATCAACAGGCGTTGATCGAGGCGGTGGGCAGCGTTCAGGAGGCGAGCACGGCACTGGCCGAGATCGGGAACCCACTCGGGCTGGTGGACGGAATTCCCGCACTACGGGACGCGGGGCGCCATGCCCCGAACTGCGCAGACTTACAAAAGTAACTCTCCGCAATCGGCGTGGTATCAGTCAGGTACTGCGCGACTTGCGAAGCTTGCTGGGATCGGTACCGTCAACACGGCTGTGCTCACGGTGCGTAAGGAGGTGTCGGCGTGCGGCCGCGGAGTTCCGGTTTGGCGGCAGTGGTGGGACTGGCGACGGTGCTGTGCCTGGTACTCACCGGATGCGGCCGGCAATCGCCGGAGGCCGGCCCGGCGGACGGGCAGGAGGCACGCCGTGTTCCCGGCAGCACCACCTCCGGCGCGCCCAGCCAGGAGCGGCTGCACCGGGAGCGCGCCACGACCGAATGGGTCGACGGTTACTGCACTGCGGTCGGTGCCCTCGTGGACTCGATGTCCTCGATTCCGGAGATCGATCCGAGTAGCCCGCGGCGGGCCTCCCGGACCTCCAGCCGGCTGCTCGGCGCGGTGATCGGTGGCCTGGATCGGACCCTGAGCAACCTGAACGGCCTGGCGCCGGCCCCGGTTCCGAGCGGGGACACGATGAAGGTCAAGGCGGTCGCCGACTACACCCGTATCCGGGAGCGGGCGGTGAGTGCCAAGGAACAGCTGGACGCCGCCGGCAGGGACGACGCCCGGCATGCCGCCATCGAGGCGGTCGACGGACCGCTGGAGGACCTCGGCGAGGTCAACCTGCTCGAGGGCATCGGCTCCACCCCGGAGTTGGCCGCGGCGAGCAGGCGGGCGGCCACCTGCCGCGAGCTCATCGAGCAGGACCCGAGTCCCCGTCTCGGTCCGGCGTAGGAACCGGGCGGGGGATCCGCGGCTCGCCCGTCCCCGTTCCTACAGCCGCCGCCCGGCGTAGGCGGCCATCGCCTCGCGCAGGTACGCGGCCAGGCCCGGCGCGGTCTCGTCGATGTTGGCGGTGAACCGCTCGTCATCGACGTACAGCTGACCGAGACCGGTGTAGGACTCGCGATCCGGCGTCCAGAAGTGGCAGATCCACCGGTAGTGCGCGTCGGTGGCCTCGATCGTGCGCGGGTCGTCGGCGGGCACGCCGTCCCGCATCAACTCGGCGAGCTCGGCCGATGCCGCGGCACCCTCCCGCTGCACGGCCTCCCACTTCTCCGCTGACCAACCCTTGACCCGCTCGTGCGATTCGCGCGCGCCGCTGCCCCAGCGCCGCTCCGCCTCCTGGGCGTGGCGTTCGGCCTGTTCGGAGTCCCTGGCGAAGCCCCGGTACAGATTTTCCGCGTTCATGTCCTTCCCTCCTTCCAGCTTCTCGATGGTGTGCCGCACGGTCGTGGCGAGCCGGTCGAACCGGTCCCGCTCGGCCAGCAACCACTCGTGGTGCAGCCGGAGCGCGTCCAGCTGGTCGGTCTGCCGGTCGAGGACGTCTCCGATCGTGTCCAGCCCGAGCCCGAGCTCCCGCAACACCCGGATCTGCTGCAGGCGCAGCAACTGCTCCCGCTCGTAGTAGCGGTAACCGTTGCCACCGATATGGGCCGGCCTGAGCAGGCCGATCTCGTCGTAGTGCCGCAACGTCCTCGACGTCACCTTGGCCATTCGCGCGACCTGCACGATCGAGTAAGCCATGTCGACCTCCGTGCGGATGAACCTCCTTCCGGCTCACCTCGACGACGTTAGAGATTGACGCTACGTCAACTTCAAACCAGTTCGTCGTACGTCACGGCTATACTGTCTCGAACGGGTGTTCTATCCTCTGCGTGTGGACCAGATCTCGTTCTTCTCCGCCGAGGCCCGCGGCCCGCGAGCCGGGGATCTCGCGGGCGTGCTGTGTGGTCACGGGCAGGTCGTGAGCTTCGGGCGCACCGCGGCCCGGCTCTCGGTCGAGCTGGGGGAGGGCCTGCGCGCGCGGGCACTGGCCATGGAGTGTGGGCGGCGCGGGGTGACCGCCGAGGTCACCAGCTCGGCGGAGGGGCAGCCGCTGGTCCGTACGCCGTTCCGGGTCGACCTGTTGCCGCTGGCCGACGACTGGTGCGCGGGCGAGGGCAAGGAGGTGCCGGGGCGGTTCCTGCTGGACGGACCCACCCTGCGGATGTGGGTGCTGGCCTGCGGGATCCCCACCGAACGCGGCTACCTGCTCCCGCTCGACCCGGAGGCGCCGGACACCCACGATCCGCTTTCCGCGGCGCTGGGCACGATCGGCCTGCCGGCCCAGCGGGTCGGCCCCAAGGCGGGCGGCCCCGCCCTTCGCGTCACCGGCAGGCGGCGCCTTGCCACCCTCGAGGAACTGGTCGGCCGCCCGCCCGCCGGTGCCGAACCTCTCTGGCCCACCCCGAACCCCCTCCGTCGGGCCGGCTGACCGGGTTCAGGAGGGGAGATGGCAGTCGGGACGAGTGAGGTCGATCCGGCTGCCCGCGATCAGGCAGCCGTAGAAGCGGTAGGTCTGCTGCCCGTAGTTGGTGCCGTGCCGGACGGTGACGTTGCCGTGCTCGTCGACCTCGCACGGGTTGTTCAAGGTGCAGCGCTGACCGTCCTCGTTGCCGGTGTTGTTCACCCCGACGACCTCGCCGCTGTCCCGGTCGATGATGGGCGAACCCGACGTGCCGCCGATGGTGTCGCAGCTGGGCGTGTACCGGATCGAGTCGCGCCAGGTCCAGCCGGCCTCACGCAGCTCGTGCACGAACCCGTCCACCGTGCAGGAGTAGATCCGCTTCCAGTATCCGGACACCACGCTGATCGCGGTGCCCTCGTCGGCCGTGGCGGAGGCCAGCCGCAACGGCCGAACTCCGTAGGCCTGCTCCAACTCGGCGTAACTGCGCCGCAGCCGGTACAGCGAGACATCTGTCTCGGTCATCGTCGCGTAGACCAGCCTGCTCGCTCGCAGCGTGCCCAACTCACCCCGGCCGTCCGCGGTGAGCAGCCGGAACTGTCGCTGGGACGGCCGGTCGATGATTACCTCACCCGGTTCCGGGAAACCCGCCTGCAGGCAGTGCCCGTTGGAAAGGACGAGTGCCGGGTCATCGGCCGCCGCCCCGGCGAGGCGCACCACCGAGCCGGAGCAGTTGGACAGCGCGACCGTGGCCCGGAAGTCGACTTCGGCCCGGGCGGTCACGGTGGCGGCCGCGGGCGACGGCACCAGGAGGAGCGCCCCGAGCAGGGCCGTGAGGAGGGCGGTCAGCCATCGGCGGGTCATGCCTTGACTCCTTATCGGTTCCGGGGACGGTTGCGGGTAACAATAGGTGAGGTGTGCACCGACGAACGGAGGGTATTCGTCCGGCTACCGAAGCCCCCAGCGCGGACGAGTCGGACATCACGTGCTAGGTGTGGAAAAGAAACATCGCCGGGCTCGCGGCCGATGCGCCCCATACGTGGTGGCCACCGGACGCGGTACCTGAGCGGAGGTCACCGGCAAGTGCGGTGCACACTGGCTGGTCGAACAGGCTGGTCGAACTAGTGTCGCCATCGCGGCGAGATGATTGAGCGGAGAGCAGGACAGCGTGGCTGGATCGGCACGGACCAAGAACTCTGGATCGAATGGCGCCGGTCGTCGACGGCTGGTGATCGTCGAGTCCCCGACCAAGGCCCGCAAGATCGCGCCCTATCTCGGCCGGGACTACGTGGTCGAATCCTCCCGCGGGCACATCAGGGACCTCCCGCGTGGCGCCGCCGACGTGCCTGCCAAGTACAAGGGCCAGCCCTGGGCAAGGCTCGGCGTGGACGTGGACAACGACTTCGAGCCGCTCTACGTCGTGTCGCCGGACAAGAAGGCGACCGTGACCGAGCTGAAAGGCCTGCTCAAGGACGTCGACGAGCTCTACCTCGCCACCGACCCCGACCGCGAGGGTGAGGCCATCGCCTGGCACCTGCTGGAGGCACTCAAACCCAAGGTGCCGGTGCGCAGGATGGTGTTCCACGAGGTCACCGAGCAGGCCATCCGCTCGGCGGCGGAGAGCACCAGGGAGCTCGACCCCGACCTGGTGGACGCCCAGGAGACCAGGCGCATCCTGGACCGGCTCTACGGCTACGAGGTCTCCCCGGTGCTGTGGAAGAAGGTCATGCCGAAGCTCTCGGCAGGCCGGGTGCAGTCGGTGGCCACCCGTATCGTGGTCGAGCGGGAACGCGAGCGGATGCGGTTCACCTCGGCCTCCTACTGGGACATCGCCGCCACGATGGACGCCGGCGCGGACGCCTCGCCACGGACCTTCCCGGCCAGGCTGGTCCAGGTGGACGGCGACCGGTTGGCCACCGGAAGGGACTTCGGCGCGGACGGGCAGCTGACCGCCGCGGCCGCGAAGAAGGACGTCCGGGTGCTGGTGGAGGCGGACGCGAACCGCCTCGCCGAGGCGCTGCGCGGGCAGGACTTCGCGGTCACCAGCGTCGAGGAGAAGCCCTACACCCGGCGGCCGTACGCCCCGTTTATGACCTCCACCCTGCAGCAGGAGGCAGGTCGCAAGCTGCGGTTCTCCTCCGAGCGCACCATGCGGATCGCGCAGCGGTTGTACGAGAACGGCTACATCACGTACATGCGTACCGACTCGACCACCCTCTCCGAGGCGGCGATCTCGGCGGCGCGCGACCAGGCGACCGAGCTGTACGGCTCCTCCCACGTCTCGCCCAAGCCGCGGCAGTACACCCGCAAGGTGAAGAACGCGCAGGAGGCACACGAGGCGATCCGGCCGGCGGGCGAGGTCTTCCGCACGCCCGGCCAGGTCGCCAGTGAGCTGGAGAGTGACGAGTTCCGGCTGTACGAGATGATCTGGCAGCGCACCATCGCCTCCCAGATGGCCGACGCCAAGGGCACCACGATGTCGGTGCGGATCAGCGGTACCGCAAGTAGCGGGGAGGAGTGCGCCTTCGCGGCCTCCGGGCGCACCATTACCTTCGCCGGCTTCCTCAAGGCCTACGTCGAGGCCGTGGACAGCGAGGCGGGCGGCGAGGCCGACGACAAGCAGAGCAGGCTGCCGCAGCTGCGCGAGGACCAGCAGGTGTCGGCGACCGAGCTGACCCCGGACGGCCACGCCACCTCGCCACCCCCGCGTTACAGCGAGCCGAGCCTGGTCAGCAAGCTCGAGGAACTGGGTATCGGCAGGCCCTCGACCTACTCCTCGATCATCAAGACCATCCAGGACCGCGGCTACGTGTGGAAGAAGGGTTCCGCGCTGGTGCCGTCCTGGGTCGCCTTCTCCGTGGTCGGGCTGCTGGAGCGGCACTTCGAGCGCCTGGTGGACTACGACTTCACCGCGGCCATGGAGGACGAGCTGGACCGCATCGCCGCGGGTGACGAGCAGCGCACCCGGTGGCTTTCCACCTTCTACTTCGGCGGCGACACCGGCGCGGACGGCTCCGTGGGCCGGCTCGGCGGGCTGAAGAAGCTGGTCGGTGCCGGGGTGGAGGACATCGACGCCCGTGAGATCAACTCCATCCCGCTGTTCACCGACGAGAACGAGAACACGGTGGTGGTGCGGGTCGGCCGGTACGGACCGTACCTCGAGCGCGAGGTCGACGGCAGCTCGCAGCGCGCCAACCTGCCCGACGACCTGCCGCCGGACGAGCTGACCCCGGAGATCGCGGAGAAGCTCTTCGCCACCCCGCAGGAGGGCCGCTCGCTGGGCACCGACCCGGAGACCGGGCACGAGATCGTCGCCAAGGAAGGCCGGTTCGGCCCGTACGTCACCGAGATCCTGCCGGAGCCCCAGGAGGCCGAGGGCGAGACCAAGAAGAGCAGCAAGGCGAAGAAGCCCAAACCGCGCACCGGTTCGCTGCTCAAGTCGATGTCCATCGAGGACATCACCCTGGACGACGCGCTCAAGCTGCTCTCGTTGCCGAGGGTGGTCGGCACGGACCCGGAGTCCGGCGAGGAGATCACCGCGCAGAACGGGCGCTACGGGCCGTACCTGAAGAAGGGAACCGACTCCCGGTCACTGGCCACCGAGGAGCAGATCTTCGACATCACGCTGGAGGAGGCACTGAAGCTCTACGCCGAGCCGAAGCGGCGCGGCAGGCAGGCGGTGGCGAAGCCGCCGCTGAAGGAGTTCGGCAACGACCCCGCCTCCGGCAAGCCGATGGTGGTGAAGGACGGCCGGTTCGGTCCCTATGTCACCGACGGTGAGTACAACGCCTCGCTGCGCCGCTCGGACAGCGTGGAGGAGCTGACCGAGGAGCGGGCCGCCGAGCTGCTCGCGGAGAAGCGGGCCAAGGGGCCGGCGCCGAAGAAGCGCTCGTCCTCCACCCGCAAGAAGGCGTCCAGCGGCACCAAGAGCGGCACCGGCGGCAGCACCGCCAAGTCCAAATCCAAGTCCTGACCTGCGATCGAACGTACGTTCGAGAAATTGTCGGTGGTGCCCGGTCTAATGGCCGGGTGACCGAGACGACAGGGACGACAGCAAGCCGGACGACAGCAAGCCCGACAGCCCACACCCCCCACACCCGGAGCCGGCGCGAGACGGTCTTCGAGCTCCTCGACGAGGTCCTCGCGCCGCTGGACAGCGCGGTGCCGGAGCGGCCGTCGCCGATGGAGTTCCTCGACCCGGAGTTCCGGCTGCCCGCGGCACTGCGGGAGGGGCCGCCACCGGACACCGGTGACCTGGCCGCGGAGGCCGAGCAGTACACCAAGGTCGTCGGCGATATGGCGGCCATGGGGCTGCTGCCGGAGGGCGAGGTGACCCCGGCCGCCGTGGCGCTGTACCGCACGCTGCGGGCAGGGCATATCCGCGGCGTGGTGACCGGTGTGTTCGCCGATCGCGCCGAGCCGCTCCAGGTGCGGTTCTTCGGTGACCGGGACTGCGCCACCGTGCTGAACGTGGTCGGCGGCGAGGTACTGCTGCGCAGCGGTTCCCTGCGCGGGTTGCCGCAGTGGGCCTTCGACGACATCCGCGACGTACCGCGCGGGCCGGGTGGATTCGTCGAGCTACACGCCGACGAGCACGGGGGCCTGCCGGAGGAGGCGGCGGACACGGTGGAGATGATCAGGCGGAGCACGGCCCGGCCGCGACACGGCACGGTGCTGGTCGAGCTCATCGTGCGGGACCGGGTTCGAGTCGAGTACCCGCGGGGCGCCTTCGTGCTGTTCGACAACGATATCGGGCGGTACTTCCTCGGCACCTCGGTCAGCGAGCGCGGGCACTGGGTACTGCAATACGCGCCCGCGGGGCGAGCGCATGCCGAACGGTGGGTCGAACATGCGGCGCTGGGCTGACGGATACGGGCGTTCACCCGCTACCCTGGCGGGTGAAGCTGACGTTGCGCAGGGGAGTGGTGACGGTGGGACAGGCTCAGTTCGACCCGGACGGGACCCAGTCGCCGCCCCCGCCGCCCGCCTTCAACGACCCGCTGGCCGGCCTGGTCACCGGCAGCGACGCCGGAATCGGTGCCAGGGCCACCCCGGACGACGAGGTGGAAGTCGAGATCGCCTCCCCGGTGGAGCCGGACCCCGAGGTGGTGCGCGACATGGTGGACGCGGCGCTGACCAGCGAGCGCGACGAGGAACTGTTCAGCAGGCTCCGGGGCGAGGACCGCAAGAACAAGCAGCAGGAGCCTGCCCAGCCGGCGGAGTCCGGCACCACCGAGTCGGGTGCGCAGGCGCCCACACCCACCGCCGGGATGCTTCCCGCGCAGCAACAACGGGCCTGGCCCGGCCAGCCGCAGTTGATGCAGGCGTTCCGGCCGCGGCACCGGGACGAGCGCGAGCCGAAGCCTCAGCCGGTGCGCAAGCCGTCCAGCGGCTCCGCGGGGCTCGGGATCGCGGTCGTGTTGCTGGTGATCTTCGGCGTGCTGGTGATCCAGCTACTGTCCAGCCTGTTCGACAGCTTCTCCGGCGTCTTCAACTAAGGCGTGTCTCCCAGCCGGGATCTCGGTGAACAGCATGCGCAAGTATGGTGGCCCGATGGTGTCGGTCAAGCAGTTCCAGGTCACCTTCGACTGCGCAGAACCCGAGCGCGTCGCTCGTTTCTGGTGCGAGGTGTTGGGGTACGTCGTACCGCCGCCGCCGGAGGGGTTTGCCACGTGGGACGACGTCGATCGCTCGTTGCCGCCTGAGCGTCAGGGTGCGGCGTTCGTCTGCATTGATCCCTCAGGTGTGGGCCCGCGACTGTTCTTCCAGCGCGTTCCCGAAAGCAAGGCCGTCAAGAATCGGCTGCACCTCGACGTGCGGGTCGGCACCGGGCTCGTGGGTGAAGAGCGCCTCGCGGCACTCGAGGCCGAGTGCGCACGTCTGGTCGCGCTCGGCGCGGTACGCGTGCGACTACTGCTTGCCGACGGCAACGAGGAGTCCTGCATCGTGATGCAGGACATCGAGGGCAACGAGTTCTGTCTCGACTGAGGGCCGCGAACCTGTCCTCGTTCGTTCCCCAGCACACGCCCTGGCGAACGACCCGCTTACCGGCTGCGGTGCGACCGCGCCGCGATTACCGTCCGGCGGTACCGGTCACCGGCCCGGCGGTTGGCTTGGTTGCTCTCGGGATACCCTGACTACACGTACGGGGGATTGCGGAGCGGCGGCCCGGTCGGCGCGGTCGCGAGCGGCCGTCGGAGACACGACTTTGCGGGGTGGGCGCATTAGCGACGAAGCGGGGGCGGCGAGCAGCGCGGGTGCGGACGGCGACGCGTCCGGCGCCTCCACGGTCTACCGGATCCGTCGCGTGCTGGCGATCCCGCCGTTTCGCCGGCTGTGGGCCGTCACCTACCTGTGCAGCGTGGCCGACTGGCTCGCCCTGCTCGCGCTGACCGGCCTGGTCACCAAGTTCACCGACAACTACGCCGCGCAGAACTTCGCCTTCGCCGGGGTCGTACTCACCAACCTGCTGCCCGGCCTGCTGTTCGCCCCGCTCGGCGGGCTGCTGGCGGACAAGTTCGACCGCCGCAAGATCATGATCGTAGCGGACCTGTTCCGCTGCGCGCTGCTGCTGTCCATCGCGCTGGTCGGCAGCACGTGGTGGCTGTTCATCGGCAACTTCCTTGTCGGTTCCGCGGCGATGATGTGGATCCCTTCCAAGGACGCGGCGGTGCCGAACCTGCTGCGCCGCCCGGACCAGGTGGAGACGGCAAACCAGCTCGGCATGGTGATGACCTACGGGCTCGCCGTGGTCACCGGCGCCGGGCTCTACTCGATCCTGACCGGTATCCAGACCACCTTTCACCTGCCGCCGGACGTGCTCGGTGAGTTCGGCATCGCCAAGGTGGTCGTGGTGCTCAACGGCCTGCTCTACCTGGGCAGCGCGCTGCTACTCACCCGCATCCCCGAGCTCTCCCTGCGCAACGTGCACCCGGTGCCCAGTACCGGCGCGGCGCCGAAACCCGTCGTCGAGGCGACCTCCACCGGCCTGCTCGGCATGGTCCGCGACGCAGGCAAGTTCATCCGCAGCACCCCGCTGGTCCGCGGGCTGCTGATCGGCATGGTCGGCGCCTTCGCCGCGGGCGGCGCGGTGATCGGCTCGGCCAAGCCGTACTCCTCCAGCCTGGGCGGCGGGGACGCCGCGTTCGGCCTGCTGTTCGTCGCGGTGTTCCTGGGGGCGGCGGTCGGTCTCGCCGGCGCGCCGAAACTGGCCAAGCGACTGCCGCACGACCGGCTGTTCGGGGTCGGCATCGTGCTTGCCGGTCTGGCCCTGATCGTGGTGGCGCTGGCCCCGCACCTTGCGGTGGCCCTGGTGGCCGTGGCCGTGGTCGGTGCCTGCGCGGGCGGGGCGTTCCTGACCGGCGTCACCATCATCGGCTCGCAGATCGACGACGCCATCCGCGGCCGGATCAACTCCATCTACCAGGCCGCGCTGAAGCTGATCGTGTTCGGCGCGACCGCGACTGTTCCGCTGCTGATC
Proteins encoded in this region:
- the topA gene encoding type I DNA topoisomerase; amino-acid sequence: MAGSARTKNSGSNGAGRRRLVIVESPTKARKIAPYLGRDYVVESSRGHIRDLPRGAADVPAKYKGQPWARLGVDVDNDFEPLYVVSPDKKATVTELKGLLKDVDELYLATDPDREGEAIAWHLLEALKPKVPVRRMVFHEVTEQAIRSAAESTRELDPDLVDAQETRRILDRLYGYEVSPVLWKKVMPKLSAGRVQSVATRIVVERERERMRFTSASYWDIAATMDAGADASPRTFPARLVQVDGDRLATGRDFGADGQLTAAAAKKDVRVLVEADANRLAEALRGQDFAVTSVEEKPYTRRPYAPFMTSTLQQEAGRKLRFSSERTMRIAQRLYENGYITYMRTDSTTLSEAAISAARDQATELYGSSHVSPKPRQYTRKVKNAQEAHEAIRPAGEVFRTPGQVASELESDEFRLYEMIWQRTIASQMADAKGTTMSVRISGTASSGEECAFAASGRTITFAGFLKAYVEAVDSEAGGEADDKQSRLPQLREDQQVSATELTPDGHATSPPPRYSEPSLVSKLEELGIGRPSTYSSIIKTIQDRGYVWKKGSALVPSWVAFSVVGLLERHFERLVDYDFTAAMEDELDRIAAGDEQRTRWLSTFYFGGDTGADGSVGRLGGLKKLVGAGVEDIDAREINSIPLFTDENENTVVVRVGRYGPYLEREVDGSSQRANLPDDLPPDELTPEIAEKLFATPQEGRSLGTDPETGHEIVAKEGRFGPYVTEILPEPQEAEGETKKSSKAKKPKPRTGSLLKSMSIEDITLDDALKLLSLPRVVGTDPESGEEITAQNGRYGPYLKKGTDSRSLATEEQIFDITLEEALKLYAEPKRRGRQAVAKPPLKEFGNDPASGKPMVVKDGRFGPYVTDGEYNASLRRSDSVEELTEERAAELLAEKRAKGPAPKKRSSSTRKKASSGTKSGTGGSTAKSKSKS
- a CDS encoding sodium-translocating pyrophosphatase, producing the protein MSRHFLAAGSAELSGGDYGIVAVVAVVALAALVIGYLLLKEVLAAGQGTTKMQEIAKAVQEGATAYLNRQRKTLAIFGAVVFLLLLVLPAEDWSERIGRSLFFLVGAVFSFAIGYLGMWLATRANLRVAAAAREGDGAREKAMRIAFRTGGVVGMITVGLGLFGAAVVVLVYAGQAPKVLEGFGFGAALIAMFMRVGGGIFTKAADVGADLVGKVEQNIPEDDPRNAATIADNVGDNVGDCAGMAADLFESYAVTLVAALILGSAAFGTAGAGLTFPLIIPAIGVITAVIGIYITRARAGESGLTTINRSFYISAVISAVLSAIAAFVFLPDSFAEATGSPAVIATVSVIIGIVLAGVILWLTGYYTGTEHKPVKDVGKSSETGAATVILSGISVGFESAVYTALVVGAAVFGAYLIGGGVALFAVALAGTGLLTTVGVIVAMDTFGPVSDNAQGIAEMSGDLEEGEGVQILTELDAVGNTTKAITKGIAISTAVLAATALFGSYSESIESKLRELGMTLTSTDLFLDRVVSPNTLIGVMIGAAVVFLFSGLAVNAVSRAAGAVVYEVRRQFREIAGIMEGTTRPEYGKVVDLVTRDSLRELTTPGLLAIFAPIAVGFGLGTGALAGYLGGAIAAGMLMAVFLANSGGAWDNAKKLVEDGHHGGKNSEAHAATVIGDTVGDPFKDTAGPAINPLIKVMNLVSLLIAPAVVTLSVGPDASDPLRIAIAVVSVLIIAAAIVVSKRRGNAIADTPSNAEATNAS
- a CDS encoding S1 family peptidase; amino-acid sequence: MTRRWLTALLTALLGALLLVPSPAAATVTARAEVDFRATVALSNCSGSVVRLAGAAADDPALVLSNGHCLQAGFPEPGEVIIDRPSQRQFRLLTADGRGELGTLRASRLVYATMTETDVSLYRLRRSYAELEQAYGVRPLRLASATADEGTAISVVSGYWKRIYSCTVDGFVHELREAGWTWRDSIRYTPSCDTIGGTSGSPIIDRDSGEVVGVNNTGNEDGQRCTLNNPCEVDEHGNVTVRHGTNYGQQTYRFYGCLIAGSRIDLTRPDCHLPS
- a CDS encoding ESX secretion-associated protein EspG; amino-acid sequence: MTETTGTTASRTTASPTAHTPHTRSRRETVFELLDEVLAPLDSAVPERPSPMEFLDPEFRLPAALREGPPPDTGDLAAEAEQYTKVVGDMAAMGLLPEGEVTPAAVALYRTLRAGHIRGVVTGVFADRAEPLQVRFFGDRDCATVLNVVGGEVLLRSGSLRGLPQWAFDDIRDVPRGPGGFVELHADEHGGLPEEAADTVEMIRRSTARPRHGTVLVELIVRDRVRVEYPRGAFVLFDNDIGRYFLGTSVSERGHWVLQYAPAGRAHAERWVEHAALG
- a CDS encoding MerR family transcriptional regulator: MAYSIVQVARMAKVTSRTLRHYDEIGLLRPAHIGGNGYRYYEREQLLRLQQIRVLRELGLGLDTIGDVLDRQTDQLDALRLHHEWLLAERDRFDRLATTVRHTIEKLEGGKDMNAENLYRGFARDSEQAERHAQEAERRWGSGARESHERVKGWSAEKWEAVQREGAAASAELAELMRDGVPADDPRTIEATDAHYRWICHFWTPDRESYTGLGQLYVDDERFTANIDETAPGLAAYLREAMAAYAGRRL